Proteins encoded in a region of the Mucilaginibacter sabulilitoris genome:
- a CDS encoding SusC/RagA family TonB-linked outer membrane protein, which translates to MKKKMLYAVKHRMRKLQLTMRFTILFVFLFCLQLSAKVYSQKEITVKTDKKEVRLIRVFEMIENQSKYRFFYSNKEVPVNAPVQIKANGNVAIEDLLQSSLEKFGLNFNILPNDVIIIAPNNGKIVPIKIKGIIKDSKGVTLPGVSVKIKNVNKGTLTDQNGIFEIDAPEDAVLVFSFVGFQTQEIPVSGKSVLEVTLLDENKSLNEVVVVGYGTQKKSSTTAAISTVKGADIVNNPVANVTNSIAGRVPGISAVQGTGEPGADGATIRVRGIGTTQTGANASALTIVDGIPRAFSQINPNEIESITVLKDAAAVAPYGLAGANGVILITTKRGKEGKMSLSYNGWYGFQRPARFPDYLNAYDYATAYNQADKNAGLPEAYSADQLQKYKDHSDPDHYPDHDWIREVINFNAPMTSHNLTLSGGSDKVRFFTSIGYLYQEGSVNVINYSRYNLASNVDVNATKTTTVSLDVKASYEITKNPGATSGAGIYTSVTKNSPLLPNQLSFSNGLPGNTLLPSIYDSGYDKKDNNILFTQLSIEQKLPFIKGLAIKGVIAYDKGYIFDKNFQTPYTYYSLNASNQFIPVKAGLAAPSLSESFNQAVNTTLQGYITYQRTFGKNDINLLAVAEKRSGNNNLFGASRMNYQVDLDELSLGSSAKNDYDNSGSSNSSKQIGYVYRASYNYDQKYFAEFSGRYDGHYYFAPGKRFAFFPALSLGWRLSQESFIRDNYSWIDNLKLRGSIGKSGNLAGSAFQYLSSYGVNSSYVFGGTSYTQVQGAFERAQSNPDITWETSKKLDIGLEGLLFKGQLGFEFDVFKERRSDMLVPPTATVPLEYGIGLSQVNGGIMDNQGLDFSINHSHNFANGLSYNVGFNFSYAKNKLVQTFESGATYNNPNRRLTGRPLGTQFGFQAIGFFQSQDEINSSATQFGKLIPGDIKYKDQNGDGKIDDNDQVPIGKPIVPQIVYGLTGGIAWKGVDISMLWQGAAEGSYLLIDEAGAAFFNGAKIFKEQMNTWSPSNPNARYPILLPSPNTNSSQPSSLYISSGSYLRLKTAQIGYTFPLLLTGKIGIKSLRVFVSGQNLLTFSADNFIDPELGASGSTRSRYYFQQKVYSMGVNVNF; encoded by the coding sequence ATGAAAAAAAAAATGCTGTATGCGGTTAAACACCGTATGCGGAAGCTTCAATTAACTATGCGGTTCACAATTTTGTTTGTATTTCTATTTTGTCTGCAACTGTCGGCCAAAGTATATTCTCAAAAAGAAATTACTGTTAAGACAGATAAAAAGGAAGTTAGGTTAATCCGGGTTTTTGAAATGATCGAAAATCAAAGTAAATACCGGTTTTTTTATAGTAATAAAGAAGTACCTGTTAACGCACCGGTACAAATAAAAGCAAACGGGAATGTTGCGATAGAGGATTTACTGCAATCGTCATTGGAAAAATTTGGCCTGAATTTTAATATTTTGCCTAATGATGTAATCATTATAGCTCCTAATAACGGTAAAATAGTTCCGATAAAAATAAAAGGTATTATTAAGGATAGTAAGGGCGTTACCTTGCCCGGTGTATCGGTAAAAATCAAAAATGTAAATAAGGGTACGTTAACAGACCAGAACGGTATTTTTGAAATTGATGCTCCTGAGGATGCTGTGCTGGTGTTTTCATTTGTAGGCTTTCAAACGCAGGAAATACCGGTAAGTGGTAAAAGTGTTTTGGAAGTAACATTGCTCGATGAAAATAAAAGCTTGAATGAGGTAGTCGTAGTTGGTTATGGAACCCAGAAAAAATCATCAACCACAGCTGCTATCTCTACAGTAAAAGGTGCTGATATAGTAAATAACCCTGTTGCTAATGTTACCAATAGTATAGCAGGAAGAGTACCGGGCATATCAGCTGTTCAGGGTACCGGTGAGCCGGGAGCCGACGGAGCTACCATAAGGGTTAGGGGAATTGGTACCACCCAAACTGGTGCAAATGCATCTGCCCTTACCATAGTTGATGGGATACCCCGTGCATTTTCACAGATAAACCCAAATGAAATAGAAAGCATTACAGTGCTTAAAGACGCGGCAGCGGTGGCACCTTATGGTTTAGCTGGTGCAAACGGGGTAATTTTAATTACCACCAAAAGAGGCAAGGAAGGTAAAATGTCATTAAGTTATAATGGCTGGTATGGTTTTCAGCGCCCTGCCCGTTTTCCGGATTATTTAAACGCTTATGACTATGCGACAGCTTACAACCAGGCCGATAAGAATGCTGGCTTACCGGAAGCTTATTCTGCAGATCAGCTGCAAAAATATAAAGATCATTCAGATCCAGATCATTATCCAGATCATGACTGGATAAGAGAGGTGATCAACTTTAACGCGCCCATGACCTCTCATAATTTAACCCTCAGCGGCGGTTCTGATAAGGTGCGTTTTTTTACCTCTATAGGTTATTTATATCAGGAAGGATCTGTAAATGTAATTAACTATTCCAGGTACAACCTGGCCAGTAACGTTGATGTAAATGCGACCAAAACAACTACTGTTTCGTTAGATGTAAAAGCCAGCTATGAGATAACCAAAAATCCCGGGGCAACATCAGGGGCAGGTATATATACTTCGGTTACTAAAAACTCGCCCTTATTACCAAATCAGTTAAGCTTTAGCAACGGTTTGCCTGGTAATACATTATTGCCATCAATATATGACAGCGGGTATGATAAAAAAGACAATAACATTTTGTTTACCCAATTATCAATTGAGCAAAAACTACCCTTTATAAAGGGCCTGGCAATTAAGGGTGTGATAGCCTATGACAAGGGTTATATTTTTGATAAAAATTTTCAAACCCCATATACCTACTATTCTTTAAATGCTTCAAACCAATTTATACCTGTTAAAGCAGGTTTAGCTGCGCCAAGTCTTAGTGAAAGTTTCAACCAGGCGGTTAATACAACTTTGCAGGGATATATTACCTATCAGCGCACATTTGGTAAAAACGATATCAATTTATTAGCTGTGGCCGAGAAGAGGAGCGGAAATAATAATTTGTTTGGCGCCTCCCGCATGAACTATCAGGTTGACCTGGATGAGCTTTCGTTAGGCAGTTCGGCTAAAAATGATTATGATAACAGTGGCTCCTCAAACAGCTCAAAACAAATTGGATATGTATACCGTGCCAGCTATAATTATGATCAAAAATACTTTGCTGAGTTTTCTGGCAGGTATGATGGCCATTATTATTTTGCTCCCGGTAAAAGATTTGCCTTTTTTCCGGCGCTTTCACTGGGCTGGAGACTATCACAGGAAAGTTTTATCCGCGACAACTATAGCTGGATTGATAACCTGAAACTTCGCGGTTCGATTGGTAAATCGGGCAACCTGGCAGGTTCTGCATTTCAATACCTTAGTTCTTACGGTGTTAACAGCAGCTATGTTTTTGGTGGCACATCTTATACACAGGTACAGGGTGCGTTTGAACGTGCCCAGTCAAACCCAGACATTACCTGGGAAACCTCTAAAAAGCTGGATATTGGCTTAGAAGGTCTATTATTTAAAGGACAGTTAGGCTTTGAATTTGATGTATTTAAGGAGCGTCGTTCAGACATGCTGGTACCTCCAACAGCTACAGTGCCATTAGAGTATGGTATCGGCTTATCGCAGGTGAATGGCGGTATAATGGATAATCAAGGATTGGATTTCTCTATAAACCACTCACATAATTTCGCTAACGGGTTATCATATAACGTAGGGTTTAACTTCAGTTACGCGAAGAATAAACTGGTGCAAACTTTTGAAAGTGGTGCCACCTATAATAATCCTAACCGCAGGTTAACTGGAAGGCCTTTAGGTACCCAGTTTGGTTTCCAAGCCATTGGTTTCTTCCAGTCACAGGATGAAATAAACTCATCAGCAACCCAGTTTGGCAAGTTAATTCCGGGTGATATCAAATACAAAGACCAAAACGGAGATGGAAAAATAGATGATAATGACCAGGTGCCGATAGGTAAGCCCATTGTTCCGCAAATTGTTTACGGTTTAACCGGAGGTATCGCCTGGAAAGGAGTTGATATCAGTATGCTTTGGCAGGGAGCCGCTGAAGGTAGCTATCTGCTTATTGATGAGGCCGGAGCAGCATTTTTTAACGGTGCGAAAATATTTAAAGAGCAAATGAATACCTGGTCGCCGAGTAATCCAAATGCCAGGTACCCTATATTATTGCCCTCGCCCAATACCAATAGCTCTCAGCCATCATCATTATATATAAGCAGCGGAAGTTATTTAAGACTTAAAACCGCGCAGATAGGTTATACATTCCCGCTGTTATTAACCGGCAAAATCGGAATTAAATCATTAAGAGTATTTGTTTCCGGGCAAAACCTGTTAACGTTTTCTGCTGATAACTTCATTGATCCTGAACTGGGTGCCTCAGGAAGTACCAGATCAAGATATTACTTCCAGCAAAAGGTTTACTCAATGGGGGTAAACGTGAATTTTTAA
- a CDS encoding glycerophosphodiester phosphodiesterase family protein has translation MKRSVKYYAGILILLPVAFVAVLGFKAADKFYTFKLHNAKDVKEFFKYTPDAVPFISAHRGGARKGYPENCIATFENTLSHVHSLLEMDPHYTKDSDIVVMHDATLDRTSNGTGKIADHTLKEVKSYKLKDVDGNLTNYQIPTLDEVLEWAKGKTILVMDMKELSMEARVKKVQEHKAYASTIIMAYTIADAQKCYKLDKNIVMEVMLNSVEKVKEFDNSGVPWQNVIVFVSQKPVTDPTVFNEIHKRGAMCMEGAAFSYDAAYTKGNISIEELNKDYKSIIAAGADVIEANLAIEAGTAIHDLQQAKMASSSKAKFF, from the coding sequence ATGAAAAGATCAGTAAAATACTATGCAGGCATTTTGATATTACTGCCTGTTGCTTTTGTTGCCGTGCTTGGCTTTAAGGCTGCCGATAAGTTCTATACGTTTAAGCTGCATAATGCAAAGGATGTAAAAGAGTTTTTTAAATACACTCCGGATGCAGTACCGTTTATAAGTGCCCACAGAGGAGGGGCACGGAAAGGATATCCTGAAAATTGCATCGCTACCTTTGAAAATACGCTTAGTCATGTACACTCTCTTTTAGAGATGGATCCACATTACACCAAAGACAGCGATATTGTTGTAATGCACGATGCAACACTTGACAGAACAAGCAATGGAACCGGCAAAATAGCCGACCACACATTAAAGGAAGTTAAAAGCTACAAATTAAAAGATGTTGATGGTAACCTTACCAATTACCAGATCCCAACGTTAGATGAGGTGCTGGAATGGGCTAAAGGCAAAACCATATTAGTGATGGATATGAAAGAGCTATCAATGGAAGCCCGTGTAAAAAAAGTGCAGGAACATAAGGCATACGCGAGCACAATTATTATGGCATATACCATAGCCGACGCGCAAAAATGCTACAAGTTGGATAAAAACATCGTAATGGAAGTGATGCTTAACAGCGTTGAAAAAGTTAAAGAGTTTGATAACTCTGGTGTACCATGGCAAAATGTGATAGTTTTTGTAAGTCAGAAACCCGTAACAGATCCAACGGTATTTAACGAAATTCATAAACGTGGAGCTATGTGTATGGAAGGGGCTGCCTTTAGCTACGATGCTGCTTATACTAAGGGAAATATAAGTATTGAAGAGCTTAATAAAGATTATAAAAGTATAATAGCAGCAGGTGCCGATGTTATTGAGGCCAATTTGGCTATTGAGGCTGGTACGGCTATTCATGATCTGCAACAGGCAAAGATGGCCTCATCATCAAAAGCTAAGTTTTTTTAA
- a CDS encoding Gfo/Idh/MocA family protein: MENNINDSGITRKQFIQKAAVLSAFFIVPRHVLGGTGFVPPSDKITLGFIGAGRQSLTLQKNFLPLTNAQIVAVSDVYEAKVNNFANLVSTYYAQNKPEQKYASIKTYHNYKDILSRKDIDAVVIATPDHWHAVIGVQAANAGKDIYCEKPLSLTVAEGRAMVKAVRKNKRVFQTGSMQRSWPEFRQAAELVRNGYLGELKEIKVSVGGPPVDFNLPQEPVATGLDWNTWLGPNEYIVFNHELNPAVGVDLWARWRDFKGFGGGGMTDWGAHMFDIAQWALDMDESGPGQVIPPDGKENAFLTYIYGNGVKMYHENFGKQNAMRFIGTEATIDVQRHKITLPPALQNKQISENEKHVYLSTNHYDDWLTAIKKRSKPICDVETGHRTATVCNIGNIAYELKKPLKWDPKTEKFNDADANQLLSRKMRSGFNIL, from the coding sequence ATGGAAAATAACATTAATGATTCTGGAATAACCAGGAAACAATTTATTCAAAAAGCCGCGGTGCTTTCTGCTTTTTTTATAGTTCCGCGCCATGTTTTAGGCGGTACAGGTTTTGTACCTCCGAGCGATAAAATAACATTGGGATTCATAGGCGCCGGCCGGCAGTCGCTCACTTTACAAAAAAACTTCCTGCCGCTTACCAATGCACAAATAGTAGCGGTTAGTGATGTTTATGAAGCCAAGGTAAATAATTTTGCCAACCTTGTAAGCACTTATTACGCACAGAATAAACCTGAGCAGAAGTACGCGAGTATTAAAACCTATCATAATTATAAAGATATATTAAGCCGTAAGGATATTGATGCGGTAGTAATTGCAACGCCCGACCACTGGCATGCTGTAATTGGTGTGCAGGCTGCAAATGCAGGCAAGGATATTTATTGTGAAAAGCCACTTTCTTTAACAGTTGCAGAAGGCCGAGCAATGGTTAAGGCGGTAAGGAAAAATAAACGGGTTTTTCAAACAGGCAGCATGCAGCGTTCGTGGCCCGAATTCAGGCAGGCTGCTGAATTGGTACGTAATGGTTATTTAGGAGAGCTAAAAGAAATTAAGGTAAGCGTTGGCGGTCCGCCGGTTGATTTTAACCTGCCACAGGAGCCTGTAGCCACCGGCCTTGACTGGAATACCTGGCTGGGGCCAAATGAATATATTGTTTTTAACCACGAATTAAATCCTGCTGTTGGCGTTGATTTATGGGCAAGATGGCGCGATTTTAAAGGTTTTGGCGGCGGCGGTATGACTGACTGGGGCGCACACATGTTTGATATTGCACAATGGGCCCTTGATATGGACGAGAGCGGTCCGGGGCAGGTTATTCCTCCAGACGGGAAGGAAAATGCCTTTCTTACTTACATTTACGGCAACGGTGTTAAAATGTACCATGAAAATTTTGGCAAGCAAAATGCCATGCGATTTATTGGTACAGAGGCAACTATCGACGTACAGCGTCATAAAATAACACTTCCTCCGGCATTGCAGAATAAGCAAATAAGCGAAAACGAAAAGCATGTTTATTTAAGTACTAACCATTATGATGATTGGTTAACCGCTATAAAAAAGCGGAGCAAACCAATTTGCGATGTGGAAACAGGCCATCGTACAGCTACAGTATGCAATATAGGTAATATTGCATATGAGCTTAAAAAGCCCTTGAAGTGGGATCCTAAGACAGAGAAGTTTAATGATGCCGATGCAAATCAATTGCTAAGTCGTAAAATGCGGTCGGGGTTTAATATTTTATAA
- a CDS encoding RagB/SusD family nutrient uptake outer membrane protein codes for MKAIKLIFITIVCISAISCNDKVLDVTPTDQLTDASVFSTPENAGLFLNDIYNSLNPGPWSSVFTLLPTEISNDPLDNYSDNSVSGPLAGIPSYQAFANGGYGATVPIFDKQWQNMYANIRKCNLFITKLTPATFDEATKKSYIAQARFLRAYYYKSLIDLYGGVPLILKALNQSTDGDAIFYPRNTYEECVSFIEKECEDIQADLPLTVTGNNIGRATKGAALALEGEEELYAGKWQNAAATNLKIMNLGAGYDLFGDYAGIFYSANDDNKEVVFDIQYAPIIKGTSRDSYWGPVQVTDGTGYGAVNPTQDLVDSYEFLDGKTEAEGSAMFDPANPYNNRDKRFAASIIYDGCTWRNGVIYTRAGIPNNRNVFDPSGAGGSTRSGYFLRKLLDPAIVPGSANIGTRTGGANAIIWRYAEILLNYAEAKNEVSGPEQSVYDAVNKVRARGGLPNLPGGLSQDQLRQRIRRERRIELAFEGKRLFDLWRWRIADQVFSKPLRAMKITGTGTALTYEKVNIGGGQIIFKPAKNYLMPIPQTVIAQNSKITQNPGY; via the coding sequence ATGAAAGCAATAAAATTAATTTTTATAACAATAGTGTGCATATCAGCCATATCTTGTAACGATAAGGTGCTGGATGTTACGCCTACTGATCAGCTAACGGATGCTTCCGTTTTTTCAACACCAGAAAATGCAGGCCTGTTTTTAAATGATATATATAACAGTTTAAATCCGGGCCCATGGTCGTCGGTATTTACGCTGTTACCTACCGAGATCAGCAACGACCCGCTTGATAATTACTCTGATAATTCGGTAAGCGGGCCATTGGCCGGTATCCCTTCATACCAGGCTTTTGCAAATGGGGGATATGGAGCAACTGTTCCAATTTTTGATAAGCAATGGCAAAACATGTATGCCAATATCCGTAAGTGCAACCTGTTTATTACCAAGCTTACACCAGCTACCTTTGACGAGGCCACAAAAAAATCATATATAGCGCAGGCCAGGTTTTTAAGAGCATATTATTACAAATCGTTAATTGATCTTTACGGCGGAGTACCGCTTATTCTTAAGGCGCTTAATCAAAGTACTGATGGTGATGCTATTTTTTATCCTCGCAACACTTATGAGGAATGTGTTTCCTTTATTGAAAAAGAATGTGAAGACATACAAGCTGATCTGCCACTTACTGTAACAGGTAATAATATTGGCAGGGCTACAAAAGGAGCTGCGCTGGCTTTAGAGGGCGAGGAAGAATTATATGCCGGTAAATGGCAAAATGCGGCCGCAACTAATTTAAAGATCATGAACCTTGGCGCAGGTTACGATCTGTTTGGTGATTATGCAGGCATATTTTATTCGGCCAATGATGACAATAAAGAGGTTGTTTTTGATATTCAGTACGCACCAATCATTAAAGGGACTTCCAGGGATAGCTACTGGGGACCTGTTCAGGTTACTGACGGTACCGGCTATGGCGCTGTAAACCCAACCCAGGATCTGGTTGATTCTTATGAGTTTTTAGATGGTAAAACCGAGGCAGAAGGCTCTGCCATGTTTGATCCGGCCAATCCGTATAACAACAGGGATAAACGTTTCGCGGCATCAATAATTTATGATGGATGCACCTGGCGTAATGGTGTTATTTATACCCGCGCGGGCATACCTAATAATCGCAACGTTTTTGATCCATCGGGAGCGGGTGGTAGTACCCGTTCAGGTTACTTTTTAAGAAAACTGCTTGACCCCGCAATTGTACCGGGCAGTGCCAACATTGGTACACGTACAGGCGGCGCAAATGCAATAATATGGCGATATGCTGAAATATTGTTAAACTATGCTGAGGCTAAAAACGAAGTTTCGGGCCCGGAGCAAAGTGTTTATGATGCTGTTAATAAGGTTAGGGCACGCGGTGGCTTGCCAAATCTGCCGGGTGGTTTATCTCAGGATCAATTGCGTCAGCGTATCAGAAGGGAGCGCAGGATTGAGTTGGCCTTTGAAGGTAAAAGGTTATTTGATCTATGGCGCTGGCGCATAGCCGACCAGGTATTCAGCAAACCGCTAAGGGCTATGAAAATTACAGGTACAGGTACTGCGCTTACCTATGAAAAAGTAAACATAGGAGGTGGACAAATTATATTTAAGCCTGCCAAAAATTACCTGATGCCAATTCCACAAACCGTTATTGCGCAAAATTCTAAAATTACGCAAAATCCGGGTTATTAA
- a CDS encoding sugar phosphate isomerase/epimerase family protein: MHEKITRRQWGKIALKGTSAFVGLSALLYSQPSFSKSEEGHNKKQAGSNYLPGKVSIGIQTYSFRDRNLDETIKAMKELGIKSCELWEGHVEPSEFQWKPNSTPEQTKAKQAGLEKWRAELNIGDIKKLRDKIEQAGITIQAYNGTIKDNTSDVSIDTIFRITRALGTDLLTTSPTVSVMRRVDVYAQKYKVRVGMHNHDHFEKPNEIASPESFVNGMADNSDYIGINLDIGHFTAANQDPLSYIREHHQKIYCIHLKDRKRNHGIRTPFGQGDTPIAEILRLIRDNNWPIPANIEYEYNGTDTFTEVKNCLDYCKKVLVS; encoded by the coding sequence ATGCATGAAAAGATTACACGGCGCCAATGGGGCAAGATAGCTTTAAAGGGCACATCTGCTTTTGTTGGTTTGTCGGCTTTACTATATAGCCAGCCTTCCTTTAGTAAAAGCGAAGAAGGGCATAATAAAAAGCAAGCGGGTTCAAATTATTTACCTGGAAAGGTATCAATAGGAATACAAACCTACAGTTTTCGGGACCGTAACCTTGACGAAACAATAAAGGCAATGAAGGAGCTTGGAATAAAAAGCTGTGAGCTTTGGGAGGGCCATGTAGAACCATCTGAATTTCAGTGGAAACCCAACAGCACTCCAGAGCAAACAAAGGCTAAACAGGCGGGGCTGGAAAAATGGCGGGCCGAACTTAATATAGGCGATATCAAGAAGCTTCGTGACAAAATTGAACAGGCTGGAATAACGATACAGGCATATAATGGTACTATTAAGGATAATACTTCAGATGTAAGTATTGATACCATATTTAGAATAACACGTGCCCTGGGAACCGACCTGCTAACTACATCGCCTACGGTAAGCGTGATGAGACGGGTTGATGTTTATGCTCAAAAGTATAAAGTGAGGGTAGGCATGCATAATCATGACCATTTTGAAAAACCTAATGAAATAGCATCTCCCGAAAGTTTTGTGAACGGCATGGCAGATAACTCTGATTATATTGGGATTAATCTCGACATAGGTCATTTTACAGCCGCCAATCAGGATCCTTTAAGCTATATCCGCGAACATCACCAAAAGATATACTGCATTCATTTAAAAGACAGAAAGCGCAATCATGGCATCCGTACCCCATTTGGACAGGGCGATACCCCCATTGCCGAAATATTACGGTTAATACGTGATAACAATTGGCCTATCCCGGCCAATATTGAATATGAATACAATGGCACTGATACCTTTACAGAAGTGAAAAATTGTCTTGATTATTGTAAAAAGGTTTTGGTTTCATAA
- a CDS encoding FecR family protein, whose amino-acid sequence MGIKNRIWILMGKKLSGSLTPAEEQELDGLFQAYPDVWYTYEVLNSLDDKEAIPQTFINEIETLLKYDDIDTADKTDQVKPAISRMWIRTGIAAMILFSVSLIGILSYKYINKPGDLANENNEIVVQNGTKTDVALPDGSQIILNSGSRLTYAKNYISADAREVFLSGEAYFKIVHDKQHPFIIHTANADIKDIGTTFNVKAYPGEKVTEASLIEGAIEISFKNNAAKKIILKPNQKITLTNSIANIDKEPAGSEQGDYSESNYNIASLTVDKNIESKFAEIAWINNELVFKNETFEDLAKKMERRYNVEITFSDAKIKRAYLTGVFRNENIEQALKVLQQITPFKYQINHDKVLIGSL is encoded by the coding sequence ATGGGTATTAAGAACAGGATATGGATTTTAATGGGTAAAAAGCTTTCGGGCTCGCTAACCCCTGCTGAAGAACAGGAGTTAGATGGGCTTTTTCAAGCTTATCCGGATGTTTGGTATACCTATGAGGTTTTAAATAGTTTAGACGACAAAGAAGCCATTCCGCAGACGTTTATAAATGAGATAGAAACGTTGTTAAAATATGATGATATTGATACCGCTGACAAGACAGATCAGGTAAAACCGGCAATATCCCGTATGTGGATAAGAACGGGAATAGCGGCGATGATCCTGTTTTCGGTTTCGTTGATTGGTATATTGAGTTATAAGTATATTAACAAACCAGGTGATCTGGCGAATGAGAATAACGAAATTGTAGTACAAAATGGTACTAAAACCGATGTTGCATTGCCCGATGGCAGTCAGATAATTTTAAATTCGGGCAGCAGACTAACCTATGCCAAAAACTATATCTCTGCAGATGCAAGAGAGGTTTTTTTATCGGGCGAAGCTTATTTCAAGATAGTGCATGATAAACAACACCCCTTCATCATTCATACTGCTAATGCCGACATAAAGGATATAGGGACAACATTTAATGTAAAAGCCTACCCCGGCGAAAAAGTTACAGAAGCCTCGTTAATTGAAGGAGCAATTGAAATTTCTTTTAAGAATAATGCGGCAAAAAAAATCATACTCAAACCAAACCAGAAAATTACATTGACAAATAGTATTGCCAATATTGATAAGGAACCAGCTGGCTCAGAGCAGGGAGATTATTCTGAAAGCAATTATAATATTGCCTCCCTCACGGTAGATAAAAACATTGAAAGCAAATTTGCGGAAATAGCCTGGATAAATAATGAGTTGGTTTTTAAAAACGAAACATTTGAAGACCTCGCAAAAAAAATGGAAAGACGTTATAACGTTGAGATTACCTTCAGCGACGCTAAAATAAAACGCGCTTATCTGACCGGAGTTTTCAGGAATGAAAATATTGAACAGGCGTTAAAAGTACTTCAACAAATAACTCCCTTTAAATATCAGATAAATCACGATAAAGTGTTGATTGGTTCATTATAA
- a CDS encoding arylsulfatase, which produces MKRRYFACFAVVIAPLIWCGFKYHPDEPVQPHKEDKPNIIFILADDMGYGDVGFNGQTKIKTPNLDQMAREGIIFKQHYAGTAVCGPSRAALLTGVNNAHATVRELNEWSVSGKGGDLGTNDITVANELKKAGYATAVIGKWGMNEYNTTGSALSHGFDYFLGFNSHREAHHYYPEYIWRNNDKVMLPGNNPAKHIGKYSNDMFTEEAITYIKDHRNTPFFLYLPYTTPHNELTVPEDSKKQYENLGWPERPMKVGHYYHDPEGNTAYAGMVSRLDSYVGQILAQLKKQGIDNNTLVIFTSDNGPGFDNGFFDSNGPFRGGKLSLYEGGLREPFAARWPGKIKPGSVSDHASAFWDFLPTACEVAGIKPTIKTDGISYLPALLGNNKQQKEHEYFYWEVNETRGPIQAILKGDWKGISTYEKPFELYNIKTDVKETTNLADKYPDVVDSIKKQMRAIRTDNPEFPLTKRKALY; this is translated from the coding sequence ATGAAAAGAAGATATTTTGCCTGTTTTGCAGTTGTAATCGCACCATTAATATGGTGCGGATTTAAATATCATCCGGATGAGCCAGTTCAACCCCATAAAGAGGATAAACCCAACATTATTTTCATTTTGGCTGACGATATGGGTTATGGCGATGTTGGCTTTAATGGGCAAACTAAAATAAAAACACCCAACCTTGATCAGATGGCGCGTGAGGGCATCATCTTTAAACAACACTATGCGGGTACCGCGGTTTGCGGGCCTTCGCGCGCGGCATTGCTAACAGGTGTTAACAACGCACATGCAACTGTGCGTGAACTCAACGAGTGGAGCGTCAGCGGTAAAGGCGGCGATTTGGGTACAAACGATATAACTGTTGCAAATGAATTGAAAAAGGCAGGTTACGCCACTGCTGTTATAGGCAAGTGGGGAATGAATGAATATAATACTACCGGGAGCGCCCTGAGCCACGGTTTTGATTATTTTTTAGGTTTTAACAGTCACCGCGAAGCTCATCATTACTACCCGGAATACATTTGGCGCAACAATGATAAGGTAATGTTACCCGGAAACAATCCGGCCAAACATATCGGGAAATATTCAAATGACATGTTTACCGAAGAGGCGATCACCTATATAAAAGATCATCGTAATACGCCATTCTTTTTATACCTGCCATATACTACCCCGCATAATGAACTTACTGTACCTGAGGATTCTAAAAAGCAGTATGAGAACCTGGGATGGCCCGAAAGGCCAATGAAGGTTGGGCACTATTACCATGACCCCGAGGGTAATACAGCTTATGCGGGTATGGTTTCGAGATTGGACAGCTATGTCGGGCAAATTTTAGCTCAATTAAAAAAACAGGGAATTGATAATAACACGCTGGTTATTTTTACAAGTGATAATGGCCCCGGATTTGATAACGGATTTTTCGACAGTAATGGCCCCTTTCGCGGAGGCAAGCTGTCTTTATATGAAGGTGGCCTGCGTGAACCTTTTGCTGCCCGCTGGCCCGGCAAAATAAAACCGGGTTCCGTATCTGACCATGCCTCGGCCTTTTGGGATTTTTTACCTACAGCCTGCGAGGTAGCCGGTATAAAGCCAACAATTAAAACCGATGGCATATCTTATCTGCCAGCATTGTTAGGTAATAATAAACAACAAAAAGAACATGAGTACTTTTACTGGGAGGTTAATGAAACCCGTGGACCTATCCAGGCGATATTAAAAGGTGACTGGAAAGGCATCAGTACTTATGAAAAGCCATTTGAACTGTATAACATTAAAACAGATGTAAAAGAAACCACTAACCTGGCCGATAAATATCCCGATGTGGTTGATAGCATAAAAAAACAAATGAGAGCTATCCGTACTGATAATCCGGAGTTTCCATTAACCAAAAGGAAGGCATTGTACTAA